In a genomic window of Occallatibacter riparius:
- a CDS encoding capsule assembly Wzi family protein yields MKIHPTYAAVFLLWSATFPGTAQSIASHWSGASSGADNPPPAMVTSAQGSSYIPLDNWIYGALDRLHGMGYIDTAFLGIRPWTRLSIAHMLEESADSVQNSSDDEARELFLAIRREVQPDVDNPTTLLHPDGMLESVYAEGRGISGTSLRDSFHLGQTIVNDYGRPYEHGFNFYGGLSARAEAGRFSVYFRGEYQHSPSADGYSPDLRSYLSDTVDTVDLATHPEQETLPDTHIRSQNNARLMEGYVSYQVLNHEVAFGKMDHWLSPARGGALLISNNAQNAYEFQIDRIEPLRIPGLSKITGPFRYEFYVGSLKGHTEPNAPWEHVEKISFKPYRDLEFGFSRLVIWGGEGHVPITLHSFLKSFFSVANVSYAEKNSRNDPGARFAAFDFNWRLPFMRHWITLYSDSFVHDDVSPVDAPRRAAYHPGIYLSRMPGLQHLDLRAEAATTDASAASNRNKNGQFFYWETIQRQGPTNEGYLLGDWVGRNAKGGQAWATWHFSPKDQVGVAYRHVKASQQFFTGGSTQNDYAVSARKWFAKQFQVEGSVQYESWTIPLYQSGKQSDTTVAARFTWFPPRKD; encoded by the coding sequence GTGAAAATCCATCCTACGTATGCGGCGGTTTTCCTCCTTTGGTCTGCGACCTTCCCCGGAACGGCACAATCGATCGCTTCTCATTGGTCCGGCGCAAGCTCCGGCGCTGACAATCCTCCCCCCGCAATGGTTACCAGCGCGCAGGGGTCCTCCTATATTCCCCTGGACAACTGGATCTACGGTGCGCTCGACCGGCTACACGGAATGGGATATATAGATACGGCGTTCCTCGGGATACGGCCGTGGACCCGACTGAGCATCGCGCACATGCTGGAGGAGAGCGCAGACTCGGTTCAGAACAGTTCCGACGATGAGGCACGCGAGCTTTTCCTGGCGATTCGCAGGGAAGTACAGCCAGATGTGGACAACCCCACAACATTGCTGCATCCGGACGGCATGCTGGAGAGCGTGTACGCTGAGGGGCGCGGCATTTCGGGAACATCCCTCCGCGACAGCTTTCATCTGGGTCAGACGATTGTGAACGACTATGGACGCCCTTACGAGCACGGATTCAACTTTTATGGGGGTCTTTCAGCACGAGCGGAGGCGGGACGATTTTCGGTCTACTTCCGCGGCGAATATCAACACTCTCCGTCGGCGGACGGCTACTCCCCCGATCTGCGGTCCTATCTGTCGGACACTGTAGATACAGTCGATCTGGCGACGCATCCCGAACAAGAGACGCTTCCGGACACACACATCAGATCGCAGAACAACGCACGCCTGATGGAAGGTTATGTCTCGTATCAGGTGCTGAATCACGAGGTAGCGTTTGGAAAGATGGATCACTGGCTTTCGCCGGCGCGTGGCGGAGCTCTGCTGATCAGCAACAACGCCCAGAATGCGTATGAGTTCCAGATCGATCGGATAGAGCCTTTGCGGATTCCCGGGCTGTCGAAGATCACCGGCCCGTTTCGTTATGAGTTTTATGTGGGAAGCCTGAAGGGACATACCGAGCCAAACGCTCCGTGGGAGCACGTAGAGAAGATCAGCTTCAAGCCTTACAGAGATCTGGAATTCGGCTTTTCTCGACTCGTGATCTGGGGCGGCGAAGGTCACGTTCCGATTACACTGCACTCCTTTCTCAAGAGCTTTTTTAGCGTGGCCAACGTCTCCTATGCGGAGAAGAACTCCAGGAACGATCCGGGAGCGCGCTTCGCGGCCTTCGACTTCAATTGGCGTCTTCCGTTCATGCGTCACTGGATCACTCTCTACAGCGACTCGTTCGTTCACGACGATGTGAGCCCGGTGGATGCACCACGACGCGCAGCCTACCATCCGGGCATTTATCTCTCGCGGATGCCGGGCCTGCAGCATCTGGACCTGCGTGCGGAAGCTGCTACTACGGACGCGAGCGCAGCCTCTAACCGCAACAAGAATGGTCAGTTCTTCTATTGGGAAACGATTCAGCGTCAGGGGCCCACTAACGAGGGTTACCTGCTGGGCGACTGGGTTGGGCGGAATGCCAAGGGTGGACAGGCATGGGCGACCTGGCATTTCTCGCCGAAGGATCAGGTTGGCGTGGCCTACCGACATGTCAAGGCTTCGCAGCAGTTCTTTACCGGTGGATCTACGCAAAACGATTATGCGGTCAGCGCGCGCAAGTGGTTTGCGAAGCAGTTCCAGGTGGAAGGGTCAGTACAGTACGAGAGCTGGACCATTCCTCTCTACCAGAGCGGCAAGCAGAGCGATACGACGGTGGCGGCACGGTTCACGTGGTTCCCACCGCGCAAGGATTAG
- a CDS encoding M20 family metallopeptidase, whose protein sequence is MLKTSSVAESSVPMRALLAGAREKETALVELIQRLVRVESPSDDKDAVDGCGALVTEHATALGGRVKVHRQRAFGDAIEVRFGPRKKTAERVMLLGHIDTVWPVGTLKTMPCRVGEGRLWGPGTLDMKAGVAMGLTAAEMLTEAGMLDREVVLLLNSDEEVGSPVSRPVTEKLAQECSAVYVLEPAQVLAYKTARKGTGNWRIEIKGVAAHAGVDFEKGASALRELARVVETVSGWTDLKRGLTISVGLAAGGSKTNVIPAEAWAEVDGRIARIADGARIEQKFARLRAVDKRCSVTVTGGINRPPMERTRGTVALYQRARALAADLGLELDEAATGGASDGNFTSALGIATLDGMGAVGEGAHATHESIALEHLAPRTALLAGMIAGAGVR, encoded by the coding sequence TTGCTGAAAACAAGTTCTGTGGCGGAGAGCAGTGTTCCCATGCGGGCGCTGCTGGCGGGGGCGCGGGAGAAGGAAACGGCTCTGGTGGAGCTGATCCAGAGGCTGGTCCGGGTGGAATCGCCCTCCGATGACAAGGATGCGGTGGATGGCTGCGGAGCGCTCGTGACGGAACATGCGACTGCGCTGGGCGGACGGGTGAAGGTGCACCGGCAGAGAGCCTTCGGAGACGCGATTGAGGTGCGATTCGGGCCGCGGAAGAAGACGGCCGAGCGGGTGATGCTGCTGGGCCATATCGACACGGTGTGGCCGGTGGGTACGCTGAAGACAATGCCCTGCCGGGTGGGGGAGGGGCGGCTCTGGGGTCCGGGGACGCTCGACATGAAGGCGGGCGTGGCGATGGGGCTGACGGCGGCCGAGATGCTGACCGAAGCGGGGATGCTGGATCGCGAAGTGGTCCTGCTGCTGAACAGCGATGAGGAGGTCGGCAGTCCAGTTTCGCGGCCGGTCACGGAGAAACTGGCACAGGAGTGCAGTGCAGTCTACGTGCTGGAACCGGCGCAGGTGCTGGCATACAAGACGGCGCGCAAGGGCACGGGCAACTGGCGGATTGAAATCAAGGGAGTTGCAGCCCATGCAGGGGTGGATTTCGAGAAAGGCGCGAGCGCGCTGCGAGAGCTTGCCCGGGTGGTTGAGACGGTGAGCGGCTGGACCGACCTAAAGCGAGGACTGACCATCAGCGTAGGGCTTGCGGCAGGCGGATCGAAGACGAACGTGATTCCGGCAGAGGCTTGGGCCGAGGTGGATGGGCGTATTGCGCGGATCGCGGACGGCGCGCGGATCGAGCAGAAGTTTGCGAGGCTGAGGGCGGTGGACAAGAGGTGTTCGGTGACGGTGACTGGCGGAATCAACCGGCCTCCGATGGAGCGGACGCGAGGGACCGTCGCGCTCTATCAGCGGGCGCGGGCGCTCGCGGCGGACTTGGGGCTGGAGTTGGACGAGGCGGCGACGGGCGGCGCGTCGGATGGTAATTTCACTTCGGCCCTGGGCATCGCGACGCTGGACGGTATGGGAGCGGTGGGGGAAGGTGCACATGCAACGCACGAGTCGATCGCGCTGGAGCACCTGGCGCCGAGGACGGCGCTGCTGGCGGGAATGATTGCGGGAGCCGGAGTTCGATAG
- a CDS encoding tyrosine-protein phosphatase, which yields MFDIHYHLIFGVDDGPKTIEGSLGLAEASIAEGVTHIVATPHSSYRYPYQAELNRERLDALNQCLNGRLTLGLGCDFHLSFDNLAELETNPKKFTINGTNYLLVEFPDLFNPATYAEVFFRMLSMGITPIVTHPERNQTLLQSPNPIIDWVHSGCLMQVTASSLTGRFGSRSEMLSRLLLKGNYVHVIASDAHDLDSRRPSMSRAFGVLKRDFGVETAQRLCVDNPKSIFLGESLPKQPEAFGPLYERTPTKKKSFLARLLGS from the coding sequence ATGTTTGATATTCATTATCACCTGATCTTCGGCGTGGATGACGGGCCAAAAACCATCGAAGGTTCTCTGGGACTCGCCGAGGCATCCATCGCAGAAGGTGTCACCCATATTGTGGCAACGCCGCATTCGTCATATAGGTATCCCTATCAGGCGGAATTGAATCGGGAGCGGCTGGACGCCTTGAATCAGTGCCTAAATGGCCGCCTCACGCTCGGGCTCGGATGCGACTTTCACCTCTCCTTCGATAATCTCGCAGAACTTGAAACCAACCCCAAGAAATTCACGATCAACGGCACGAACTATCTGCTCGTTGAATTTCCAGATCTCTTTAACCCCGCGACGTACGCGGAGGTATTCTTCAGAATGTTGAGCATGGGGATCACCCCCATCGTCACCCACCCCGAGCGGAATCAAACGCTGCTTCAGTCACCCAATCCGATCATCGATTGGGTGCACAGCGGCTGCTTGATGCAGGTCACCGCCTCTTCCCTGACAGGACGATTCGGCAGCCGCTCCGAGATGCTGTCCCGCCTGCTTCTGAAGGGGAATTACGTCCATGTCATAGCAAGCGACGCCCACGACCTCGATTCGCGCCGTCCTTCAATGAGCAGGGCGTTTGGCGTGTTGAAGAGGGACTTCGGAGTGGAGACAGCCCAGCGGTTATGTGTGGACAATCCCAAATCTATATTCCTGGGTGAGTCCTTGCCGAAACAGCCTGAGGCATTCGGTCCACTGTATGAACGCACCCCGACCAAGAAAAAAAGCTTCTTGGCTCGTCTACTCGGTTCCTGA
- a CDS encoding DUF4396 domain-containing protein: MNVVWPVSALYFSVLAVWAYYRLGRKSGEHHGSKHDEPTAGQVAVGTSHCGAGCMLADVGAEFAIAAGGITLLGSVLLAEYAIDLAAAWALGIVFQYFAIQPMRKLPVGQALLAAMKADTLSILAFQVGMYGWMALTYFVLFPKPHLTPFEPGYWLMMQAGMICGFATSYPMNRFLIRKGWKEAM, encoded by the coding sequence ATGAACGTGGTGTGGCCGGTCTCTGCACTCTACTTCAGCGTGCTGGCGGTATGGGCGTATTACCGGTTGGGGCGGAAGAGCGGTGAGCACCATGGCTCCAAACACGACGAGCCGACGGCTGGGCAGGTGGCGGTCGGGACAAGCCATTGCGGAGCGGGGTGCATGCTGGCGGACGTGGGCGCGGAGTTTGCGATTGCGGCAGGGGGAATTACGCTGCTGGGCTCGGTTCTGCTGGCCGAATATGCCATCGATCTGGCGGCGGCATGGGCGCTGGGAATTGTGTTTCAGTACTTCGCCATTCAGCCGATGCGGAAGCTGCCTGTGGGGCAGGCGCTGCTGGCGGCGATGAAGGCTGATACGTTGTCGATCCTTGCGTTCCAGGTGGGGATGTACGGGTGGATGGCGCTGACGTATTTTGTGCTTTTCCCAAAGCCGCATCTGACGCCGTTCGAACCCGGGTATTGGCTAATGATGCAGGCAGGGATGATCTGCGGGTTTGCGACGAGCTATCCGATGAACCGGTTTCTGATCCGCAAGGGGTGGAAGGAGGCGATGTAG
- a CDS encoding 6-bladed beta-propeller: protein MSLLGGRKLTWERSFSSESEVKPDRSFWNKVVDVIAGAPDFRPLVQPYGIAVDSRGRVIITDPAVAGVHIFDFKQHKYKLIQRIGKTRDSMLKPQCVAVDARDNIYVSDSDSGAVFVFDSGGKYVRTIGRLRGGEGYFRRPTGIAVDSEAQRIYVSDTLRNKIVVLDMEGKVLSTIGQPGTGDGEFNFPTELRLDGSNLLVVDAMNFRVQAFDRTGAFQFAIGKSGDGQGDIFRPKGLAVDSEGDLYIVDGALGAVQVFNRQGQLLYYFGTHGTHVGEFQLPAGMFIDHDDHVYVVDSFNRRVQVFQYSGLKTQAREGLK from the coding sequence ATGTCCCTCCTCGGCGGCCGCAAGCTCACATGGGAGCGCAGCTTCAGTTCTGAGTCCGAGGTCAAGCCCGATCGCAGCTTCTGGAATAAGGTCGTCGACGTCATCGCCGGCGCGCCTGATTTCCGTCCGCTCGTGCAGCCGTATGGCATCGCAGTCGACTCGCGCGGACGCGTCATCATCACCGACCCTGCCGTGGCCGGTGTTCACATCTTCGATTTCAAACAGCACAAGTACAAGCTGATTCAACGCATCGGCAAAACCCGCGACTCCATGCTCAAGCCGCAGTGCGTCGCCGTCGATGCCCGCGACAATATCTACGTCAGCGATTCCGATTCCGGCGCCGTATTTGTCTTCGACTCAGGCGGCAAATATGTTCGTACCATCGGACGCTTGCGCGGCGGGGAAGGCTATTTCCGGCGCCCCACGGGCATCGCCGTCGACTCAGAGGCGCAGCGCATCTACGTCTCAGATACTCTGCGCAACAAGATAGTCGTCCTCGACATGGAGGGCAAGGTCCTCAGCACCATCGGCCAGCCCGGCACAGGCGATGGCGAGTTCAACTTTCCTACCGAACTCCGCCTCGACGGCTCCAACCTGCTCGTCGTCGACGCCATGAACTTCCGCGTGCAGGCGTTCGACCGCACCGGAGCCTTCCAGTTCGCCATCGGCAAGTCCGGCGACGGACAGGGTGATATCTTCCGGCCCAAGGGGCTTGCTGTCGATTCTGAAGGCGACCTCTATATAGTTGATGGCGCCCTCGGCGCCGTCCAGGTCTTCAACCGCCAGGGGCAGCTTCTCTACTATTTCGGCACCCACGGTACCCATGTGGGCGAGTTCCAGTTGCCCGCTGGCATGTTCATTGATCACGACGATCACGTCTACGTTGTAGACTCGTTCAACCGCCGCGTGCAGGTCTTCCAATACTCGGGCCTGAAAACACAGGCCAGGGAAGGATTGAAGTGA
- a CDS encoding cytochrome c3 family protein, which produces MKITLWLAGLACIAISAVAAPAQGPSSDVMGMHNLGPRSNSPVKGARPDACSYCHAPHSGLNVGLWNQQLTTKNYSMYTSNTEKNTSRQPILGNSTNQCLSCHDGTVAVGTSVAYGSITTTGSMYSADVFNGTMQSSHPFSLTTPLKDNVHLAASLASNGTTADTTGAVKLSHGSVECISCHDPHVQSRDTLSQNFLVKDSSGGQLCLACHDPTRQMSGQVNPLADWATSAHAISTAKVAASANLGTYPTVGTSACISCHAPHNAGGPSRILRGQNEQDCIACHNGGTNITSMPTYANAFAEYGSGKVGHPFPQSTSQHDDTEPALLQNNRHSTCVDCHNSHGSQLVGVFPQPPLMRASQKNIAGISAADGTSPVTPAINQYENCLRCHGTSSGKQALAIYGYFPVWAVSAGDSLNVIPQFALTSTSSHPVMHARNSSLLQPSLMTSMLQLDGISHGRTMGTQILCTDCHNSDDNREFGGTGANGPHGSRWQHILERRYEFNKAVVPGQTVTNLFPTPDTSSAGPYALCGKCHDLPNQILKNTSFSKHAIHINDGFSCSTCHTAHGMGATSATITGERMVNFDMNIVAQYNKQPISYSRATNTCVLVCHGVSHKPNGKTS; this is translated from the coding sequence GTGAAGATCACACTCTGGCTCGCAGGTCTTGCCTGCATCGCGATCTCCGCGGTAGCCGCCCCCGCCCAGGGGCCGTCCAGCGATGTCATGGGCATGCACAATCTCGGGCCTCGCAGCAATTCGCCCGTGAAGGGTGCCAGGCCCGATGCCTGCTCTTATTGCCATGCCCCCCATTCCGGATTGAACGTCGGTCTCTGGAACCAGCAGCTCACCACCAAGAATTACTCGATGTACACCAGCAACACCGAGAAGAACACCAGCCGCCAACCCATTCTCGGAAATTCAACCAATCAGTGCCTCAGTTGCCATGACGGAACCGTCGCGGTCGGCACCTCCGTCGCCTACGGTAGCATCACCACCACGGGCTCCATGTACAGCGCCGACGTATTCAACGGCACCATGCAGTCCTCGCACCCATTCAGCCTCACAACTCCGCTGAAGGACAATGTTCATCTGGCAGCTTCGCTCGCATCCAACGGCACCACTGCCGACACGACCGGCGCAGTCAAGCTGTCTCACGGCAGTGTCGAGTGCATCTCCTGCCACGATCCCCACGTCCAGTCCCGCGATACTCTCTCGCAGAACTTCCTGGTCAAGGACAGTTCCGGCGGCCAGCTCTGCCTAGCCTGCCACGATCCCACCCGCCAGATGAGCGGCCAGGTCAACCCGCTCGCTGACTGGGCTACCAGCGCACACGCCATCTCCACGGCAAAGGTAGCGGCCTCGGCCAATCTCGGCACCTATCCCACGGTCGGTACGAGTGCTTGCATCTCCTGTCACGCGCCGCACAATGCCGGTGGCCCCTCCCGCATTCTCCGCGGCCAGAATGAGCAGGACTGCATCGCCTGCCACAACGGCGGCACCAATATTACGTCCATGCCTACCTACGCCAACGCTTTTGCTGAGTACGGCAGCGGCAAAGTCGGCCACCCGTTTCCGCAATCAACCAGTCAGCACGACGACACTGAACCCGCGCTTCTGCAGAACAATCGCCACTCCACCTGCGTCGATTGCCACAACAGCCACGGCTCCCAGCTCGTCGGCGTCTTCCCCCAGCCGCCTCTCATGCGCGCCTCGCAGAAGAACATCGCCGGCATCAGCGCCGCGGACGGCACCTCTCCCGTCACCCCCGCCATCAATCAGTACGAAAACTGCCTGCGCTGCCATGGCACAAGCTCCGGAAAACAAGCTCTGGCCATCTATGGGTATTTCCCGGTGTGGGCAGTTTCTGCGGGTGACTCTCTCAACGTCATCCCGCAATTTGCCCTCACCTCCACATCAAGCCACCCCGTGATGCATGCGCGCAACAGCTCCCTGCTCCAGCCCAGCCTCATGACCTCCATGCTTCAGCTGGATGGCATCAGCCACGGCCGCACCATGGGCACGCAGATCCTCTGCACCGACTGCCACAACAGCGACGACAACCGCGAGTTCGGCGGCACCGGCGCCAACGGACCTCACGGCTCGCGCTGGCAGCACATCCTCGAGCGCCGTTACGAGTTCAACAAAGCCGTAGTCCCCGGCCAGACCGTCACCAATCTGTTCCCCACCCCCGACACCAGCTCCGCCGGGCCCTATGCCCTCTGCGGCAAGTGCCACGATCTGCCCAATCAGATCCTCAAGAACACCAGCTTTAGCAAGCACGCAATCCACATCAATGATGGCTTCAGTTGCTCCACATGCCACACGGCCCACGGCATGGGTGCCACTAGCGCCACCATCACAGGCGAGCGAATGGTCAACTTCGATATGAATATCGTTGCTCAATACAATAAGCAACCGATCTCGTACAGTCGGGCCACGAACACCTGCGTCCTGGTCTGCCACGGTGTCAGCCACAAGCCCAACGGCAAAACCAGCTAG
- a CDS encoding sugar transferase, with protein MLWDGLTVVAATVLATIFELHIGLIPGAKHFWKGTLIPGGSFGLLMTLLCGFTLALLYISHRLSLYSPHRIHNFLHEQRLAVQACLTAGLMLTAAIYLLHAPEIPRSIVLITIALVTASVSIRRMLFRYLQYRQFVRGVGVRHILIAGTGPEAHELRHHVETVRNLGYAFKGFVEVPGPGYRSPLTTPGEVVADLDSLFDYARKHFVDEIFFTTPLERSDMQEVLLKARETGIDVRVLPHTFGGLALNCPIEYVGQFPTIPLHRGDLPEMALMLKRVVDLIFSSLILLLMSPLLIALAVLIKLGSPGPIFYLSDRIGKRGRVFKCIKFRTMVADADRKRAEIMHLNERDGVLFKVTNDPRITPIGRILRKYSLDELPQFFNVLKGDMSIVGPRPPIGSEVRQYKLDHLRRLDVMPGITGLWQVHARQDPSFDSYISLDLAYVENWNIWLDLKIILRTITVVFAGTGS; from the coding sequence ATGTTGTGGGATGGCCTTACCGTCGTTGCCGCAACCGTGCTCGCGACGATTTTCGAGTTACATATAGGGTTGATTCCGGGCGCGAAGCACTTCTGGAAGGGCACTCTGATTCCCGGCGGCTCGTTTGGCCTCCTCATGACGCTTCTTTGCGGCTTCACTCTGGCGCTGCTCTACATAAGCCACCGCCTGAGCTTGTACAGCCCGCATCGAATCCATAATTTTCTGCATGAGCAGCGTCTCGCCGTCCAGGCATGCCTGACCGCCGGCCTGATGCTCACTGCGGCAATTTACCTGCTCCACGCGCCCGAAATTCCGCGCTCCATCGTGCTGATCACGATCGCGCTCGTCACCGCGTCCGTCAGCATCCGGCGCATGCTGTTCAGGTATCTGCAATACCGCCAGTTCGTACGGGGAGTTGGCGTCCGCCACATCCTCATCGCTGGAACCGGGCCCGAGGCGCATGAACTGCGACACCATGTCGAAACGGTCCGCAATCTTGGCTATGCTTTCAAGGGCTTCGTCGAAGTCCCCGGCCCGGGTTACCGTTCGCCCCTGACCACACCCGGAGAAGTGGTCGCAGACCTCGATTCTCTCTTCGACTACGCGCGCAAGCACTTTGTTGACGAGATCTTCTTTACCACTCCGCTCGAGCGGTCCGACATGCAGGAAGTCCTGCTCAAGGCCCGCGAAACTGGAATCGACGTCCGCGTTCTGCCTCACACCTTCGGCGGTCTGGCGCTCAACTGCCCCATCGAATACGTGGGCCAGTTCCCAACTATCCCGCTCCATCGCGGCGACCTTCCCGAGATGGCGCTCATGTTGAAGCGCGTCGTAGACCTGATCTTCTCCAGCCTGATTCTGCTCCTGATGTCGCCGCTGTTGATCGCGCTCGCGGTGCTGATCAAGCTCGGCTCGCCGGGCCCGATCTTCTACCTCTCTGACCGCATTGGCAAGCGCGGACGGGTGTTCAAGTGCATCAAGTTCAGAACCATGGTTGCCGATGCCGATCGCAAACGCGCCGAGATCATGCACCTCAACGAGCGCGATGGCGTTCTCTTCAAGGTCACCAACGATCCGCGCATCACTCCGATCGGCCGCATCCTGCGCAAGTACTCGCTCGATGAACTGCCCCAGTTCTTCAATGTGCTGAAGGGCGACATGAGCATCGTCGGGCCCCGTCCCCCCATCGGCAGCGAAGTCCGCCAGTACAAGCTCGATCACCTTCGCCGTCTCGACGTGATGCCCGGCATCACCGGACTTTGGCAGGTTCACGCCCGCCAGGATCCCTCCTTTGACAGCTACATCTCTCTCGATCTCGCTTACGTTGAGAACTGGAACATCTGGCTTGACCTGAAGATCATTCTCCGGACCATCACCGTGGTCTTCGCCGGAACCGGCTCCTAA
- the lpxC gene encoding UDP-3-O-acyl-N-acetylglucosamine deacetylase: protein MAQHDHLEQTIAEAIDFSGIGLHSGAQVSMRLLPAPGGSGVVFRRTDLDNFEIAAIGRNVAKVSYATSLMRQGVLISTTEHLLSALIGMGIDNVIIEVDNLEVPILDGSALPYVEAIQRVGIQSQRRKREHIRILKPVEVREGDKFIGVYPGSGYTIDYTIDFPAPIGRQSTSVDLAAETYGSLIAAARTFGYKADEQRLRDMGLIRGASEENAIILGKHGPENGPLRFGDEYVRHKVLDLIGDLALAGHRIEGRVVAERAGHAMHTALVSCLMKDRSAWELARVPVRSVEGPSAVREATPLHRPVLQGV, encoded by the coding sequence TTGGCGCAACACGACCACCTGGAACAGACCATTGCCGAAGCCATCGATTTCTCAGGAATCGGTCTGCACTCCGGCGCCCAGGTCAGCATGCGCCTGCTTCCCGCGCCCGGCGGTTCCGGCGTCGTCTTCCGCCGCACTGACCTCGACAACTTCGAGATCGCCGCCATCGGCCGCAACGTCGCAAAGGTCAGCTACGCTACCAGTCTCATGCGCCAGGGCGTGCTCATCTCTACCACCGAGCACCTGCTTTCGGCCCTCATCGGCATGGGCATTGACAATGTCATCATTGAGGTCGACAACCTCGAAGTTCCCATTCTCGACGGCAGTGCGCTCCCCTACGTCGAAGCCATTCAGAGGGTCGGCATCCAGTCCCAGCGCCGCAAGCGGGAACACATCCGCATCCTCAAGCCCGTCGAAGTGCGGGAGGGCGACAAGTTCATCGGCGTCTACCCCGGCTCCGGTTACACCATCGACTACACCATCGACTTCCCGGCCCCCATCGGTCGCCAGAGCACTTCCGTTGATCTCGCCGCCGAGACCTATGGCTCCCTCATCGCCGCCGCTCGCACCTTCGGCTACAAGGCCGACGAGCAGCGCCTCCGCGATATGGGCCTTATCCGCGGTGCCAGCGAAGAAAACGCCATCATCCTTGGCAAGCACGGCCCCGAAAACGGCCCCCTCCGCTTCGGCGACGAGTATGTACGCCACAAGGTCCTCGACCTCATCGGCGACCTCGCCTTGGCTGGCCATCGCATTGAAGGCCGAGTTGTGGCTGAGCGCGCCGGCCATGCCATGCACACCGCCCTGGTCTCTTGCCTGATGAAAGACCGCTCCGCATGGGAACTGGCCCGCGTCCCGGTGCGCAGTGTCGAGGGACCGAGCGCCGTCCGGGAAGCCACCCCCCTGCACCGCCCTGTCCTTCAGGGCGTGTAG
- a CDS encoding septal ring lytic transglycosylase RlpA family protein, protein MPAGGVSAEDIEYVNTHRPIRTETGYATWYTAYRGRKAANGQIFDDRALTAAHRTLPMGSLIVVTNMKTGQTSAMRITDRGPFVDGRILDLTIASAKATGVYRVGLAQVRIDVYETPKPIDTGGRWCVQIGAFHREREAHKLKDQLQHKYPDANVIEFPGEDSYWVRIRPPGDNRQQAESIAQRLRPQEGEAFLTRLD, encoded by the coding sequence GTGCCGGCCGGCGGAGTCAGCGCGGAGGACATCGAGTACGTCAACACCCACCGCCCCATCCGCACTGAGACCGGTTACGCCACCTGGTACACCGCCTACCGGGGCCGCAAAGCCGCCAACGGCCAGATCTTCGATGACCGTGCCCTGACCGCCGCCCATCGCACCCTGCCCATGGGCTCGCTCATCGTGGTCACCAACATGAAAACCGGCCAGACCTCGGCCATGCGCATCACGGACCGCGGCCCGTTCGTCGACGGCCGCATCCTTGATCTGACCATCGCCTCGGCAAAAGCCACCGGCGTCTACCGCGTCGGCCTCGCCCAGGTCCGCATCGACGTCTACGAGACCCCCAAGCCCATCGACACCGGCGGCCGCTGGTGCGTCCAGATCGGCGCCTTCCACCGCGAGCGCGAAGCCCACAAGCTCAAGGACCAGCTTCAGCACAAATACCCTGACGCCAATGTGATCGAGTTCCCCGGCGAAGACAGCTATTGGGTCCGTATCCGGCCCCCAGGCGACAACCGCCAGCAGGCAGAATCCATTGCCCAGCGCCTTCGCCCCCAGGAAGGCGAAGCCTTCTTGACTCGCCTCGACTAG
- a CDS encoding DUF1761 domain-containing protein: MSQSRVQLNYWAILAAALATFFLEAVWYTAFQKPWLQGIASTREQLMNSGVSPALPYLTAFAMAAIIAAAISCTVQLTGPQTAVRGIRVGAAVWASFVFTTFATEYAFEVKPGLFGINAGFWLIGMMLTGAIVGGWRRKTPSGLRAVVTESRATTASK; this comes from the coding sequence ATGAGTCAATCGCGGGTCCAACTCAACTACTGGGCCATTCTCGCCGCGGCGCTTGCCACGTTCTTCCTTGAAGCCGTCTGGTACACCGCGTTCCAGAAACCGTGGCTTCAAGGCATCGCCAGCACCCGCGAGCAGCTCATGAACTCCGGAGTCAGCCCGGCCCTGCCTTACCTCACCGCCTTCGCCATGGCCGCCATCATTGCCGCCGCCATCTCCTGTACCGTGCAGCTCACCGGACCGCAGACCGCTGTGCGCGGCATCCGCGTCGGCGCGGCCGTTTGGGCGAGCTTTGTCTTCACCACCTTCGCCACCGAGTACGCCTTCGAGGTCAAGCCTGGTCTCTTCGGAATCAACGCAGGCTTCTGGCTTATCGGCATGATGCTCACCGGCGCAATCGTCGGAGGATGGCGCAGAAAGACTCCATCCGGCCTGCGCGCCGTCGTCACCGAATCCCGCGCCACGACAGCATCCAAGTAG